A single region of the Leptotrichia sp. oral taxon 215 str. W9775 genome encodes:
- the dnaB gene encoding replicative DNA helicase, whose product MELFDESKFENELKIPYSIEAEEALLGSIFIKPDAISEIIEVITPADFYKNNYRIIFEEMLKAYNIGKIIDTLLIVEALKKSEKLEEIGGEDIIYDLVDVVSTAANAVNYAYVIKEKSIQRQLIETGERITRMAYRGYDEVDTMLDKAESMIFKIAEAKQKKDVVSLNELAGMKISSLDEMSKYKGGIRGISSGFSKYDELTSGFHGSDLIILAARPAMGKTAFALNLALNVAKAGKHVLVYSLEMGNEQLFDRLLSIESKIKLSAIKDGTLKDSDYTDLGNGMGRLAELPLYISDSSSVNILEIKAVARRLKAEGKLDFMMIDYLQLINPTSGSKKSREQEISEISRSLKIIAKELNIPIVTLSQLSRSVEQRTDKRPILSDLRESGAIEQDADMVMFLYREKYYNKDNVQQPGDSGNSEVPSQYTKPKQQSNDEELEKVEVIVGKHRSGPTGTIILGFRPGYQQFVNVMGDDEATRHSQ is encoded by the coding sequence ATGGAATTATTTGATGAATCTAAATTTGAAAATGAACTGAAAATACCTTATAGTATTGAAGCGGAAGAGGCATTGCTTGGTTCAATTTTCATAAAGCCTGATGCAATAAGTGAAATTATAGAAGTTATCACACCAGCTGATTTTTATAAAAACAACTACAGAATAATATTTGAAGAAATGTTAAAAGCGTATAATATTGGAAAAATAATAGATACCCTTTTAATTGTAGAAGCATTGAAAAAATCAGAGAAACTGGAAGAAATTGGTGGAGAAGATATAATTTATGATCTTGTTGATGTGGTTTCTACGGCAGCAAATGCAGTGAATTATGCATATGTAATTAAGGAGAAATCCATTCAGAGACAGCTGATTGAGACAGGAGAAAGAATAACAAGAATGGCTTATCGTGGCTATGATGAAGTGGATACAATGCTTGATAAGGCAGAAAGTATGATTTTTAAAATAGCTGAAGCAAAACAGAAAAAGGATGTAGTCTCACTAAATGAACTGGCAGGTATGAAAATATCAAGTCTGGATGAAATGTCTAAGTATAAAGGTGGAATAAGAGGAATAAGCTCGGGATTTTCCAAATATGATGAACTGACAAGTGGTTTTCATGGTTCAGATTTAATTATATTGGCAGCAAGACCTGCGATGGGAAAAACTGCATTTGCATTGAATCTGGCTCTGAATGTTGCGAAAGCAGGAAAACATGTTCTTGTATACAGTCTTGAAATGGGAAATGAACAGCTTTTTGACAGACTTCTTTCAATAGAATCTAAAATAAAGCTGTCAGCAATAAAAGATGGAACATTGAAGGATTCAGACTATACAGATTTAGGAAATGGAATGGGAAGGCTTGCTGAACTTCCATTGTATATTTCAGATTCTTCAAGTGTAAATATTCTTGAAATAAAAGCTGTGGCTAGAAGATTAAAGGCTGAAGGAAAACTGGACTTTATGATGATTGATTACTTACAGCTTATAAATCCAACTTCAGGATCAAAAAAGAGCAGGGAGCAGGAAATATCTGAAATATCAAGATCACTAAAAATAATAGCTAAGGAATTAAATATTCCTATTGTCACTTTATCACAGCTGTCGAGAAGTGTTGAACAGAGAACTGACAAAAGGCCTATACTTTCAGATTTGAGGGAATCAGGAGCAATTGAACAGGATGCCGATATGGTAATGTTCTTATATAGGGAAAAATATTATAACAAGGATAATGTACAGCAACCTGGTGATAGTGGTAATTCAGAAGTACCAAGCCAATATACTAAGCCTAAACAGCAGTCAAATGATGAAGAACTTGAAAAGGTTGAAGTAATAGTAGGAAAACATAGAAGTGGTCCTACTGGAACTATAATTTTAGGATTTAGACCGGGATATCAGCAATTTGTAAATGTCATGGGTGATGATGAAGCCACAAGACATTCACAATAA
- a CDS encoding U32 family peptidase, protein MQQQKGKVELLAPAGNMEKLKTAFHFGADACFVGGSAFNLRGMSSNFKNSELREAIDYVHSLGKKIYVTLNIFAHNSEIEYMPRFVKLLEEYGADAVIVADLGVFQLVRENAPNLPIHVSTQANNTNWMSVKTWRDMGAKRVILAREMSLKEIKEIKEKVPDVEIEVFIHGAMCMAVSGRCLLSNYFTSRDANRGICAQDCRWNYKVIAEGHEEKGAHDIVEEQGETFIFNAKDLCTIDFIDKVIETGVDSLKIEGRMKSIYYNSTVVKQYRKAIDSYYSGNYEYDPEWYKELQTISHRLYSKGFYLGKTTEEDQNYNTGNSYSQTYQLVANVKEKLEDGKYLLQIRNRVFADDTLELIRPEGDPVKFKVKNFFNTKTEEYVEVVHPNTIAVIESELEMGPMDLIRIKLPEGKSESDMDTETNTL, encoded by the coding sequence ATGCAACAGCAAAAAGGAAAAGTTGAACTTCTTGCACCTGCAGGAAATATGGAAAAATTAAAAACAGCTTTTCATTTCGGAGCGGATGCCTGCTTCGTAGGAGGAAGTGCCTTTAATTTGAGAGGAATGTCCTCTAACTTTAAAAATAGTGAATTAAGGGAAGCTATAGACTATGTTCATAGTTTAGGAAAAAAAATATATGTCACTTTAAATATATTTGCACATAATTCGGAAATCGAATATATGCCTAGGTTTGTAAAATTACTGGAAGAATATGGAGCAGATGCTGTAATAGTAGCTGACTTGGGAGTATTTCAACTTGTAAGGGAAAATGCCCCAAATTTACCTATTCATGTAAGTACACAGGCTAATAATACAAACTGGATGAGTGTAAAAACATGGAGGGACATGGGAGCAAAAAGGGTTATACTTGCTAGGGAAATGTCATTGAAGGAAATTAAAGAAATAAAGGAAAAGGTGCCTGATGTAGAAATCGAAGTATTCATACATGGAGCAATGTGTATGGCAGTATCAGGAAGATGTCTTTTAAGTAATTATTTCACATCCAGGGATGCAAATAGAGGCATCTGTGCACAGGATTGCAGATGGAATTATAAAGTAATTGCAGAAGGGCATGAAGAAAAGGGTGCACATGATATTGTTGAGGAACAGGGAGAAACTTTTATTTTTAATGCTAAAGATTTATGTACAATAGATTTTATAGACAAGGTTATTGAAACAGGAGTTGATTCACTGAAAATAGAAGGAAGAATGAAAAGTATCTATTACAATTCAACTGTTGTAAAACAATATAGAAAAGCAATAGATTCCTATTATTCAGGGAATTATGAATATGATCCGGAATGGTATAAGGAACTTCAGACAATAAGTCATAGATTATACTCAAAAGGTTTCTACCTTGGGAAAACTACCGAAGAGGATCAGAATTATAATACAGGAAATTCTTACAGTCAGACTTATCAGCTTGTGGCAAATGTAAAGGAAAAGCTGGAAGATGGTAAATATCTGCTTCAAATAAGAAATAGAGTTTTCGCTGATGATACACTTGAATTGATAAGACCTGAAGGAGATCCGGTAAAATTTAAGGTGAAAAACTTTTTCAATACTAAAACAGAAGAGTATGTGGAAGTAGTACATCCAAATACTATAGCTGTTATTGAGTCGGAACTGGAAATGGGACCAATGGATCTAATAAGAATTAAATTACCTGAAGGAAAATCTGAAAGTGATATGGATACAGAGACTAACACGTTATAA
- a CDS encoding response regulator transcription factor, which produces MREKILVIEDDPKISRLLEIELKFEGFDVFFAYDGKEGLNMAKYGSYDLILLDVMLPKMSGMEVCKRIREGSQVPIIMLTAKDEISDKIVGFDYGADDYMTKPFSNEELLARIKALLRRTKKTVDHKGVFEFEDLKINYSTYEVFRGETLISLSKREFELLDFLVLNKGIVLSRDKILEEVWGFDYIGNDNILDLYIKYLRDKVDKPYERKFIQTVRGIGFIFK; this is translated from the coding sequence ATGAGAGAAAAAATATTAGTAATTGAAGATGATCCAAAGATTTCCAGATTATTGGAAATAGAATTAAAATTTGAAGGATTTGATGTGTTCTTTGCATATGACGGAAAAGAAGGACTTAATATGGCAAAATACGGTTCATATGACTTGATTTTATTGGATGTAATGCTGCCTAAAATGAGTGGAATGGAAGTATGTAAAAGAATAAGGGAAGGATCACAGGTACCTATAATAATGCTTACAGCAAAAGATGAAATAAGTGATAAAATAGTAGGATTTGATTATGGTGCTGATGATTATATGACTAAACCTTTCTCAAATGAAGAATTACTTGCAAGAATAAAAGCTCTTTTAAGAAGAACTAAGAAAACAGTAGATCATAAGGGTGTTTTTGAATTTGAAGATTTAAAAATAAATTATTCTACTTATGAAGTATTTAGAGGAGAAACATTAATTTCTTTATCTAAAAGAGAATTTGAACTATTAGATTTCCTTGTACTAAATAAAGGGATAGTATTATCAAGAGATAAAATACTTGAAGAAGTATGGGGATTTGACTACATAGGTAATGATAATATACTTGATTTATATATAAAGTATTTAAGAGATAAAGTTGATAAACCTTATGAAAGAAAGTTTATTCAGACAGTAAGAGGAATTGGATTTATCTTTAAATAG
- a CDS encoding ATP-binding protein, giving the protein MRKMKLGGRIAWSYALLFLTLMTIFIIMLNITLRNENKKVLEIAAGKKVDEIEKRYLNRIAVYSELYDNLPLEFNPQFDGKKITYRKPFDPGEEAYLYLVEIKTIQGSRVPLNTVSSQYDIVDESVGYSLMEEIEKNKITENTNIGKIITLSDNNKYYVFKLSREIKSNILNIYVLKNINQVTEIYDRLNTLSIIFVCIGVAIAIIMSIILGQRIVKPIKNIIKTTEKITTDDLSQRIVEPKSDDELKTLTQIINQMLDRLENSFDNQSKFVSDASHELRTPLAIIKGYAEIIKKRRFADEEIFEESIDSIINETENMKNLVQKLLFLAKGEISKINTNFQIIEMKEFIQQIYNDTEVSTKTHKIYLERDDVYEIKADVTLLQQAIRALLENAMKYSEKGTNVYIKSAIIDGKNGEVSIRDEGVGISEEDSRRIFDRFYRVDDSRTKATGGTGLGLAIVKRIVELHKGEIKINSELGKGTEISIVLPLVTQKTEIVPQRLRTNKKI; this is encoded by the coding sequence ATGAGAAAAATGAAATTAGGAGGACGTATCGCTTGGAGTTACGCTCTTCTATTTTTGACGTTAATGACTATTTTTATAATCATGCTGAATATAACTTTAAGGAATGAAAATAAGAAAGTTTTGGAAATAGCAGCTGGAAAAAAAGTAGATGAAATAGAGAAGAGATATCTAAATAGGATAGCTGTTTATTCAGAATTGTATGATAATCTTCCTTTGGAATTTAATCCTCAGTTTGACGGTAAGAAAATAACTTATAGAAAGCCTTTTGATCCAGGAGAAGAGGCATATCTTTATCTTGTGGAAATTAAAACAATACAGGGCAGCAGAGTACCTCTGAATACTGTAAGTTCCCAATATGATATAGTTGATGAATCTGTGGGATATAGCCTGATGGAAGAAATTGAAAAAAATAAAATAACAGAAAATACAAATATTGGAAAAATTATAACTTTAAGTGATAATAATAAATATTATGTATTTAAGCTGAGTAGGGAAATAAAAAGTAATATTCTGAATATTTATGTACTGAAAAATATAAATCAGGTAACTGAAATATATGACAGGTTAAATACCCTATCGATTATTTTTGTCTGTATAGGAGTTGCAATAGCAATAATAATGTCAATTATTCTTGGTCAGAGAATAGTAAAGCCGATAAAGAATATAATTAAAACGACAGAAAAAATTACAACAGATGATTTGAGCCAGAGAATAGTAGAACCAAAGTCAGATGATGAGCTGAAAACACTTACACAGATTATAAATCAGATGCTTGACAGGTTGGAAAACTCCTTTGATAACCAGTCAAAATTTGTTTCAGATGCATCACATGAATTACGTACTCCTCTTGCAATAATAAAAGGATATGCGGAAATTATAAAAAAGAGAAGGTTTGCTGACGAAGAGATTTTTGAAGAATCAATAGATTCAATAATAAATGAAACAGAGAATATGAAAAATCTTGTTCAGAAACTTCTATTCCTTGCAAAAGGAGAAATTTCAAAAATAAATACGAATTTTCAGATAATAGAAATGAAGGAATTTATTCAGCAGATATATAATGATACAGAAGTTTCTACTAAAACGCATAAAATATATCTGGAAAGAGATGACGTATATGAAATTAAAGCAGATGTAACTTTACTGCAGCAGGCAATCAGAGCGCTTCTTGAAAATGCAATGAAATATTCTGAAAAAGGTACAAATGTTTATATAAAATCTGCTATAATTGATGGGAAAAATGGAGAAGTTTCAATTAGGGATGAAGGAGTAGGAATTTCAGAAGAAGATTCCAGAAGAATCTTTGACAGATTTTACAGAGTGGATGACTCCAGAACAAAAGCAACTGGTGGAACTGGATTAGGTCTTGCAATTGTAAAAAGAATAGTTGAGCTTCATAAGGGAGAAATAAAAATTAATTCTGAACTGGGAAAAGGAACTGAAATTTCAATTGTTTTACCTTTAGTTACTCAAAAAACAGAAATAGTACCTCAAAGACTAAGAACTAATAAGAAAATATAA